A segment of the Streptomyces sp. XD-27 genome:
TGGACATCAGCGGCATGTCCGGCGCGCCGTACAGCCCGCTGGCGGGCCGGCCGCGGCCCCCCGGAAGCGTCCCCGCGGCGCCGTGTGTGCCACGCGGCCCGGTGCTCCCTGCGCCCGCGGCCGCTCCCCGGCCCAGCGCCCAGGCCGCGCCGCCGGGGCCCGCCTCGTAGGGCGGGGGACGCCCAGACGACCCGGGAGGCACCTGCGGGGTCGTCGGTGGGCCCTCGGCGACGGCCGATGTCTCGCTGCCCGATGCGGCGACGGGGCCGTGCGAAACGGTCGCCCGCTGCACGCCGTCGTCGTCCCGTACCGTCCGCGCCCGCTCCAGCGGGGCGTCCGCCGCCCCGGCGGGCAGCCGGGTGGCCAGCCACAGCGCGTCGAGCAGCTCCTCCTGCGACAGCTCGGCACCGCTCGCCGCGAGCACCGCCCGTACGGCGTCGAGCTGCCCCAGCGCCGCCGTACGCCCCGTACCGGACCCGGCGCCGCCGCTGCCCGAGGCACCGAGCGGGGCGCTGCCGCCTCGGGCGTCGGCGATCAGCGCCCTCAGCCCCGCCTCGATCTCGGCGATCGCGGCGCCGCCCACTTGGGCGTCCGCCAGTGCCCTCAGCGCCGCGAGCCCCGCCTCGAGCGCGGCGAGCTGGGCGTCGCTGCCCTGGGCGTCGGCCACCAACTGCACGCCCGCCGCAGCGAGGCCCGCCAGCGTCCTCTGCCGCAGGTCCGGCGGCACCCGGTCGACCTCGAAGGCGAGGAGGACCTCGTCGATGCCGACCCGGCCCCTTGCCCTCCCTGACTGGACGAGGGCCATGACCGCGGGGTACGGGGCGAGTTCGGCCGGAACCGCGGAGGACGCCCGCCGCGCGGTCGGGTCGTCGCCGCCCGCCATCGCTACACCGCCCCGCCGAGCTGGTGCAGCACCGCGTCCAGCAGGCCGTCAGCCGACAGGTCCGCTCCGCCCGCGCGCAGGAACACCGCGTTCAGCAGCTGGTCCGTGGCCAGTTCGCGGGTCGCGCGGCGGCGCAGGAAGGCGTCCAGCAGATCGTCCACCTCGACCAGCGCCGCCGGCCCCAGATGGGCGGTGACGATCGCGCGCAGCCGCTCCTCGTCCGGGGTGGGCAGCTCCAGGCGGACGCAGCGGCGCAGGAAGGCGGGAGGGAAGTCCCGCTCGCCGTTGCTGGTGATCACCACCACCGGGAACTCCCGGCAGCGCAGCCGCCCCCGCTCCACCGTGGCCTGCTCGCCGGGCCGCTCGGTGAGGACCGCGACCTCCGCCTGCTCCTCGGGCAGCCGCGCCAGCTCGGGGATCTCGAACTCGCCCTCCTCGAAGACCGTCAGCAGGTCGTTGGGCAGGTCCACGTCCCCCTTGTCGAGCTCGTCCACCAGCAGCACCCGTGGCTCGTAGCCGGGCACCAGCGCGGTGCCCAGCGGGCCGAGCCGGACGAAGGTGCCGATCGACGGCTCGGCCTCGTCGCGGTCCCGGCTGAGGGTCGTCTCGCGCAGCCGGCCGATCGCGTCGTAGCGGTACAGCGCGTCCTGCACCGTGGAGCGGCTGTTGATCGGCCAGTGCAGCACCTTGCCCAGCCCCAACTCCTGGGCGACCGCCTGCGCCAGCGACGACTTGCCGGTGCCCGGGGCGCCGGTGACCAGCAGCGGGCGCCGCAGATGCAGGGCGGCGTTGACCACGTCGGCGTGGTGCGGCGCGATGAGATACGGCTGCGTCGGCCGCCGGACCGCGTCGGACCGCTCCCCGGACCGGTCCTCCGGCTGGTCTCCGAACCGCCGCCAGGGCGGGGCGGGCGGCATCGCCACCTCGCGCCGCCGGCCGTCCCCGTGGAACAGCCGCCACCCCTGCTGCGTACTCATCGAAGAACCTCCGTGTCGGACGGATCGGACAGCAACTCATCGGCCGACGGCGCGGGGGCGAACGCGGCGCCACCCGCGTCGTCGAACAGCTCCGCCGACCCGTACGACCCGTACGAGCCGGACGGCGCCGAAGCGGCCTCGTCCGCCGGGTCCGCCAGCTCCAGCGCGGGCAGCGGCCGGTCCGCGTCCGCCCAGGCCAGGACCGGACGGCCGGGATAGTCGGCCGGGCGCTGCAAGGTCTTGCTGCGGTAGACCCGGACCGCCTCCGCGAGTCCGTGCGCGGGCACCCGCTCCGCGTACCGCACGGCGGGGGAGCCCGGCGCGCCGCCGCGGTCCCACAGCACCACGGGCACCCCCGCCGACAGGCACACCTGCACGATGCCGGAACGGGCCGCCGCCGGCACGTCGATGTCGACCCGCGCCGCGAACCGCCGCTCCATCAGCAGCCCGTACACCGCCCGCGTGTCACCGCAGCCGCCGTCGACGCGCAGCGGCTCCTCCTCGTGCAGCCGCCGCCACCGCTCACGCCAGTCCGCCAGCAGATCCGCACCGGCCCGCTCCCGCAGCTCGGGGCAGTTGACCACGGCCGGGTACTCCACCCCGAGGATCCGCGGCAGCACGCCCTGCGGATCGCCGTCCCAGTCGTCGAACGGGACCTCCAACGCGTCCCGGTCCACGATGAGTTCCACCACCGGCAGCGGCCCCCGCGGCTGCGGGCGGCGCAGCGAGCCCACCGCGCCGAGTATCTCCCGGGCCGCTTCCGTGGCCGTCCGGGGCCGGTTCTCGTCCTCCGAGACCCGGCGCGGCCCGGTGCCGTCGTCGCACCACAGGCGCAGCCGGTAGCGGTCGGCGGCCGGGCCGCAGGAGTCCAGCGCCGCCAGCACCCTGGGCACCGGGTGCCGTGCGCGCCGCTCCCAGTCGGCGGCGTCCCTGCGGCGTTCCCGCAGCGCCGCCGTGTGCACTCCCAGCCGCTCCGCGACCCGCTCGTTCCAGCGCCGCAGCTCCGCGCGCGGGCCGCCCGTCCCGTCGGCCGTTCCGTCGCCGTCGGCCGTTCCGTCACCCGCCCTGTGGCCCGTCCCGTCGGCCGCCCCGGGCGGGCAGCACCCGGCGGCGATGAACTCGGCCGCGCGCAGCAGCGCGGGCACCGGACCGGCGCCTCCCGGGGACGGCATGCTGTCGCCGGGCAGCTGCTCCAGATACCCCGTCAGCTCCTCGACGCGTCCGCCGTCGGCCAGCAGCCCGGCGGGCACCGGGGCGAGCAGCGCCGCCCGTACGGCCGTCGGGATGCGGGCCGCGCCGGAAGCCGGCAGCCCGCCCAGCAGGCCCACCAACTCGCGGTGCTCGCGGGGCGACAGCAGCCGCCGCAGCCCCGCCCTGCGGCCGATGTCGAGCAGCGCGTCGGCGGCGGCCGGGTCCGCGCCGCGGCGCACCAGGCCCGTCAGGGCGGGCAGCGCCCGCTCCCGGGTCAGCAGCAGGTGGGCGAACTCCTCGGCGGACGGGCCCCCGCCCTCCGGGTGGTCGAGTCCGCACTCGCGCGCCACGGACCGGGCCCAGCGCGCCCATCCCTCGGCGCCCCCGGAGAACCGCAGGCCGTCGAGGAGTGCCACGAGGTCGGTGTACTCGGTCCGGTCCCGCAGACCGTCGTCGTACGGTGCCGTCAGCCGCGCCGCCCCGGTCGCCGCCAGCTCGGCGCGGACGCGCTGCCACGGGACGCACCAGGCGCGGTGCAGCCCGCCGCGCGCCTCCAGCTTGGCCGTGACCAGCCCGACCACCGCCCGGTCCCGGCGCGACCACAGCGGGCCGCCACTGAACCCGCGCTCCACCGGCAGCTTGTCCCGCAGCCCGTCGACGTAGCCGAACCGGCCGTTGCACTCGGTCACTTCGGCATCCGCGAACCAGCCGCGCTCACCCGTACCGTGCCACGCCCGCACCACCTGCCGCTCCGCCATCGGGTGCCAGCGGGGCGGCTGGATGGCCTCCGGCAGCGCTTCGTCGAGCAGCAGCACCGCGAGATCGCCCTGCCACTCGTACGCCCCGACGCCCCCACCGCCGAGGCGCGGTGCTATCCACGTCGTCAGCCGGGCCACGCGCTCCACGGTGTCGTCCGGGCCGTGGACGCGGACCCGTAAACGCACCGGTCCGGGGTCCTCCGCGGCGAACTCGTCCTTGCCGAAGGCGCCGTTGACGACGTGTGCGCAGGTGAGAAGGTGCTGCTCGGGCAGCAGGACGGCCGAGCCGACCGGCTTGCCGTCGAGGTCGCTGAGCACGGACACGGCGGCGGGCCGCGAATCGCCGCCACGAGGCCGGAACCACCCCATACGCTCAGTCCGTTCGGCCCGCGCCCGGCGCGGCGCCCATGCTGCCGCCTGTGCCCGCGCTCGTGCCCGTGCCCGGCACGGCGCCTGCGCCCGCGCGGTCGGCCGGTCCGGTACGGTCCGGTCCCATGCGCCAGGTCGCCGAAATCGTCAGGCTGGCCTGCCCGTTGGCGCCGACGATCCCCAGCTTCAGATCCTGGCCCACCTGCACCCCGAACTGCACGCTGATCTCGTCGGGCGGCACGGCGCCGGACGACACCGCGTCGTGCACCTCCTGCAGCAGCGGACCGAGCGGACGCAGCACCGTACGCGCCGCCTCGGCGGCCCGCAGCGCGGCGGACGACGGTCCACGGCCCACCGGGGACACGCCCCCGAACCCGCCGTCAGGCGGCGGCGCCGGGACCACTTCCAGCCGTACGGAGGTGCCGTCGGACAGCGACAGCTCGGTGTAGTCGGTCACGCACGCCATCATCGCGGAAGAGCGCCCCGCCCGGCCCCGGTTTGCGGCAAGATCCGCAGGACGCTCGGCACGGCCATGTCGGATTTCCGCCAGCCGCCCGCGCGCCCGGTGCCCGATGCTTGATGCCATGCACACCGACCACGACCGGTGCGTACGCGCCGTGCAGTCCAAGGACGCCCGCTTCGACGGCTGGTTCTTCACCGCCGTCCTCACCACCCGCATCTACTGCCGTCCCAGCTGCCCGGTCGTCCCGCCCAAGGTCGAGAACATGACCTTCTACCCGAGCGCGGCCGCCGCCCAGCAGGCCGGATTCCGGGCCTGCAAGCGCTGCCGGCCCGACGCCGCGCCCGGCTCCCCGCACTGGAACCAGCGCGCCGACGCCGTCGCCCGCGCCATGCGGCTCATCGCCGACGGCGTCGTGGACCGCGACGGCGTCCCCGGGCTCGCCGCCCGACTCGGCTACAGCACCCGCCAGATCGAACGGCAGCTGCGCGCCGAACTCGGCGCCGGGCCGCTCGCGCTCGCCCGCGCCCAGCGCGCCCAGACCGCCCGGCTCCTGGTCGAGACCACCGCCCTGCCCATGGCGGACATCGCCTTCGCCGCCGGGTTCGCCAGCATCCGCGCGTTCAACGAGACCGTACGGGAGGTGTTCGCGCTCTCCCCGACCGAGCTGCGCGGGCGTGCCCGCGGCGGGCGCGGCACCGGGCCCGGCGCCCCCGGCGTGCTCGCCCTGCGGCTGCCGTTCCGCGCGCCGCTGTGCCCGGACAACCTCTTCGGCCACCTCGCCGCCACCGCCGTCCCCGGCGTGGAGGAATGGCGCGACGGCGCGTACCGGCGCACCCTGCGGCTGTCGTACGGGCACGGCGTGGCCGCCCTGCGGCCGCGCCCCGACCACATCGAGTGCCGACTGTCCCTCACCGACCTGCGGGATCTCGCCGGGGCCATCAGCCGCTGCCGCCGGCTGCTCGACCTCGACGCCGACCCCGAGGCAGTCGACGCCGCGCTCGCCGCCGACCCCGGACTCAGCCCCCTGGTCCACAAGGCGCCGGGGCGGCGGGTGCCGCGCACCGTGGACGCCGACGAGTTCGCCGTACGCGCCGTCCTGGGCCAGCAGGTCTCCACGGCCGCCGCCCGCACCCTCGCCGGACGCCTGGCCACCGCGCACGGCGAACCGGTCGACGACCCCGAGGGCGGCCTGACCCACCTCTTCCCGGCGGTGGAGGCGCTGGCCGGACTCGACCCGGCCGCCCTCGCCATGCCCGCCGCCCGGCGCGCCACCCTCACCCGCCTGATCGGCGCACTCGCCACCGGGGAACTCGCCCTCGACATCGGCGGCGACCGCGACGAGGCGCGCCGGCGACTGGCCGCCCTGCCCGGCATCGGGCCCTGGACCGTGGAGATCGTCGCGATGCGGGCGCTCGGCGACCCCGACGCCTTCCCCGCCACCGACCTCGGCGTACGCCGCGCCGCACGGGAACTGGGCCTGCCCGCCACCCCGGCGGCGCTGATCCGGCACTCGGCCGCCTGGCGGCCCTGGCGCGCCTACGCCGTGCAGTACCTGTGGGCCACCGACGACCACCCGATCAACCACCTGCC
Coding sequences within it:
- a CDS encoding MoxR family ATPase, whose translation is MSTQQGWRLFHGDGRRREVAMPPAPPWRRFGDQPEDRSGERSDAVRRPTQPYLIAPHHADVVNAALHLRRPLLVTGAPGTGKSSLAQAVAQELGLGKVLHWPINSRSTVQDALYRYDAIGRLRETTLSRDRDEAEPSIGTFVRLGPLGTALVPGYEPRVLLVDELDKGDVDLPNDLLTVFEEGEFEIPELARLPEEQAEVAVLTERPGEQATVERGRLRCREFPVVVITSNGERDFPPAFLRRCVRLELPTPDEERLRAIVTAHLGPAALVEVDDLLDAFLRRRATRELATDQLLNAVFLRAGGADLSADGLLDAVLHQLGGAV
- a CDS encoding trypsin-like peptidase domain-containing protein → MSVLSDLDGKPVGSAVLLPEQHLLTCAHVVNGAFGKDEFAAEDPGPVRLRVRVHGPDDTVERVARLTTWIAPRLGGGGVGAYEWQGDLAVLLLDEALPEAIQPPRWHPMAERQVVRAWHGTGERGWFADAEVTECNGRFGYVDGLRDKLPVERGFSGGPLWSRRDRAVVGLVTAKLEARGGLHRAWCVPWQRVRAELAATGAARLTAPYDDGLRDRTEYTDLVALLDGLRFSGGAEGWARWARSVARECGLDHPEGGGPSAEEFAHLLLTRERALPALTGLVRRGADPAAADALLDIGRRAGLRRLLSPREHRELVGLLGGLPASGAARIPTAVRAALLAPVPAGLLADGGRVEELTGYLEQLPGDSMPSPGGAGPVPALLRAAEFIAAGCCPPGAADGTGHRAGDGTADGDGTADGTGGPRAELRRWNERVAERLGVHTAALRERRRDAADWERRARHPVPRVLAALDSCGPAADRYRLRLWCDDGTGPRRVSEDENRPRTATEAAREILGAVGSLRRPQPRGPLPVVELIVDRDALEVPFDDWDGDPQGVLPRILGVEYPAVVNCPELRERAGADLLADWRERWRRLHEEEPLRVDGGCGDTRAVYGLLMERRFAARVDIDVPAAARSGIVQVCLSAGVPVVLWDRGGAPGSPAVRYAERVPAHGLAEAVRVYRSKTLQRPADYPGRPVLAWADADRPLPALELADPADEAASAPSGSYGSYGSAELFDDAGGAAFAPAPSADELLSDPSDTEVLR
- a CDS encoding CU044_2847 family protein, translated to MACVTDYTELSLSDGTSVRLEVVPAPPPDGGFGGVSPVGRGPSSAALRAAEAARTVLRPLGPLLQEVHDAVSSGAVPPDEISVQFGVQVGQDLKLGIVGANGQASLTISATWRMGPDRTGPADRAGAGAVPGTGTSAGTGGSMGAAPGAGRTD
- a CDS encoding AlkA N-terminal domain-containing protein, which produces MHTDHDRCVRAVQSKDARFDGWFFTAVLTTRIYCRPSCPVVPPKVENMTFYPSAAAAQQAGFRACKRCRPDAAPGSPHWNQRADAVARAMRLIADGVVDRDGVPGLAARLGYSTRQIERQLRAELGAGPLALARAQRAQTARLLVETTALPMADIAFAAGFASIRAFNETVREVFALSPTELRGRARGGRGTGPGAPGVLALRLPFRAPLCPDNLFGHLAATAVPGVEEWRDGAYRRTLRLSYGHGVAALRPRPDHIECRLSLTDLRDLAGAISRCRRLLDLDADPEAVDAALAADPGLSPLVHKAPGRRVPRTVDADEFAVRAVLGQQVSTAAARTLAGRLATAHGEPVDDPEGGLTHLFPAVEALAGLDPAALAMPAARRATLTRLIGALATGELALDIGGDRDEARRRLAALPGIGPWTVEIVAMRALGDPDAFPATDLGVRRAARELGLPATPAALIRHSAAWRPWRAYAVQYLWATDDHPINHLPTD